The proteins below come from a single Arthrobacter sp. zg-Y1171 genomic window:
- a CDS encoding LLM class flavin-dependent oxidoreductase — protein MKKIGFLSFGHYRNAVGSMTPSAQDAILQQIELTVAAEEIGVDGAYMRVHHFAPQFSAPFPMLAAMAARTSRIELGTGVIDMRYMNPLAMAEDAAVADLISGGRLQLGISRGSPEPALRGYESFGYVPGPDSSDADMARQHTEVFRAAIAGAGVAQADPAMTGSTGAMAIDPLSPGLPERIWWGSGTRATAKWTGEQGMNLMSSTLLTEDTGMPFDQLQAEQIAVYRKAWADAGHQGTPRVSVSRSIIPLVTGQDRHYFGLRAQAEGRDQVGHLDGGLARFGKSYIGEPDVIAAELAADAAVQEADTVLVTVPNQLGVEYNAHLLESIVKLVAPGAGWR, from the coding sequence ATGAAGAAAATAGGATTCCTGTCCTTCGGACATTACCGGAATGCTGTGGGGTCGATGACTCCCAGTGCGCAGGACGCAATACTGCAGCAGATTGAGCTGACGGTCGCCGCCGAGGAAATCGGCGTCGACGGCGCGTATATGCGGGTGCACCACTTTGCCCCGCAGTTCTCCGCCCCCTTCCCCATGCTCGCCGCCATGGCCGCGCGGACCAGCAGGATCGAGCTGGGCACGGGAGTGATCGACATGCGCTACATGAATCCGCTGGCGATGGCAGAAGACGCCGCAGTGGCGGACCTGATCAGCGGCGGCAGGCTGCAGCTCGGCATCAGCCGGGGATCCCCCGAGCCCGCCCTGCGCGGTTATGAGTCCTTCGGCTACGTTCCCGGCCCGGATTCCTCCGACGCCGACATGGCCCGGCAGCACACCGAAGTGTTCCGTGCCGCCATTGCCGGCGCAGGAGTGGCGCAGGCCGATCCGGCCATGACCGGCAGCACCGGAGCCATGGCCATTGACCCGCTGTCCCCCGGACTGCCGGAGCGGATCTGGTGGGGGTCCGGGACCCGGGCCACCGCCAAGTGGACCGGTGAGCAGGGCATGAACCTGATGAGCTCCACGCTCCTGACCGAGGACACCGGGATGCCGTTCGACCAGCTGCAGGCCGAGCAGATTGCGGTGTACCGGAAGGCCTGGGCCGACGCCGGACACCAGGGCACCCCGCGGGTGTCCGTCAGCCGCAGCATCATTCCGCTGGTGACCGGGCAGGACCGGCACTACTTCGGGCTGCGCGCACAGGCCGAAGGACGGGACCAGGTGGGCCACCTCGACGGCGGATTGGCCCGGTTCGGGAAGAGCTACATCGGTGAACCGGACGTCATTGCTGCCGAATTGGCCGCGGATGCTGCGGTGCAGGAAGCCGACACTGTCCTGGTGACCGTGCCGAACCAGCTGGGCGTGGAGTACAACGCGCATTTGCTGGAGAGCATCGTCAAGCTTGTGGCGCCGGGGGCCGGCTGGCGGTAA
- a CDS encoding VOC family protein yields the protein MAYNIQICVDCTHALNQADWWAETLKWAREPTDQEVLQSALDQGLASPTDVVEHHGVRVWGDVAAICPPDQVGRRGRLRILFQTVPEPKTVKDRIHLDVILDDMAKEEARPRLEQRGATFLYEASQGPQSWYTMADPEGNEFCIG from the coding sequence ATGGCATACAACATACAAATCTGTGTGGACTGCACCCATGCCCTCAACCAAGCGGATTGGTGGGCCGAAACCCTCAAATGGGCCAGGGAACCCACCGACCAGGAGGTCCTCCAATCCGCCCTGGACCAGGGCCTTGCCTCACCGACGGACGTAGTGGAACACCACGGCGTCCGGGTCTGGGGGGATGTCGCGGCCATTTGCCCGCCCGACCAGGTGGGCCGCCGCGGGCGGCTGCGCATCCTGTTCCAGACGGTGCCGGAACCCAAGACAGTCAAGGACCGGATCCACCTCGACGTGATTCTGGATGACATGGCCAAGGAGGAAGCACGCCCCAGGCTGGAACAGCGGGGAGCCACCTTCCTTTATGAAGCCAGCCAGGGGCCGCAATCCTGGTACACCATGGCCGACCCGGAAGGGAACGAATTCTGCATCGGTTGA
- a CDS encoding CPBP family intramembrane glutamic endopeptidase: MTANEYRTGPPGRPAAHIPWLSYRFTRRDAVAAGFYVVFLLVLSFAPGLVMPVLVMLVPDPVAAAYVLNLAFYGVAGLLAFLAARPYVVRETKILATRPVLSLSLIPAGVLVMLIVTMIGALLSGQVETAVNQEAVEGFVGSVSPWLVVPLLVVLAPFVEEYIFRHLLIGKLSRYWNLWGCCILSVLLFASIHIVGKESLTLPVLMPYLAMGATLVGIYVWAGNNFMLSYGVHAAKNLLGVILLYSVPPELLQQ; this comes from the coding sequence ATGACAGCGAACGAATACCGGACCGGCCCTCCGGGGCGACCTGCGGCCCACATTCCGTGGCTTTCCTACCGTTTCACCCGCCGTGACGCCGTGGCAGCAGGTTTCTACGTGGTGTTCCTGCTGGTCCTGAGCTTTGCGCCTGGACTCGTTATGCCTGTCCTGGTGATGCTGGTTCCGGATCCGGTTGCAGCCGCCTACGTCCTGAACCTGGCGTTTTACGGGGTCGCAGGCCTCCTGGCTTTCCTCGCGGCCCGGCCCTACGTGGTGCGGGAAACGAAGATTCTGGCTACCCGGCCGGTGCTGTCCCTGTCCCTGATTCCGGCCGGCGTCCTCGTCATGCTCATTGTCACCATGATCGGGGCGTTGCTGAGCGGGCAGGTCGAAACGGCGGTGAACCAGGAAGCCGTCGAGGGATTTGTGGGGTCCGTATCGCCGTGGCTGGTGGTGCCGCTGCTGGTGGTGCTGGCGCCCTTTGTCGAGGAGTACATTTTCCGCCACCTGCTGATCGGCAAGCTCAGCCGGTACTGGAACCTCTGGGGATGCTGCATCCTGTCGGTCCTGTTATTCGCCTCCATCCACATTGTGGGCAAGGAATCCCTGACCCTGCCGGTGCTGATGCCCTACCTGGCGATGGGCGCCACCCTCGTAGGCATCTACGTCTGGGCCGGAAACAACTTCATGCTTTCCTACGGTGTGCACGCCGCGAAAAACCTGCTGGGTGTCATCCTCCTCTACAGCGTGCCGCCGGAGCTGTTGCAGCAGTAG
- a CDS encoding NAD(P)H-hydrate dehydratase, whose translation MTSTPVELVTPALLRGWRLSTEASGKEDRGTVLVIGGARSTPGAVMLTGLAGLRVGAGRLTMGLAESAAIAVAVAIPESGVVGLPEEDGGIDGAAAGKRLESDLSTASAVVIGPGLDDAEQAAALLRSVVPLLGEKTQVVLDAFALGVLPGLPELYDTLAGRLVLTPNGAEILRLLEDEDADEDSLDLPKASLEVARKYRAVVSAHNVITAPDGRSWEVPAGNSGLGTSGSGDVLAGAVGGFLARGATPEQAACWGTYLHAVSGDRLSASRGPLSFLARELLEAMPPVIAELS comes from the coding sequence ATGACATCCACCCCCGTTGAGCTTGTTACCCCCGCACTGCTGCGCGGCTGGCGGCTTTCCACCGAGGCCTCCGGCAAGGAGGACCGCGGCACCGTGCTGGTGATCGGCGGAGCGCGCAGCACCCCGGGAGCGGTGATGCTGACCGGGCTTGCCGGACTGCGGGTCGGCGCCGGCCGCCTGACCATGGGGTTGGCGGAATCGGCGGCGATCGCCGTCGCCGTGGCCATCCCCGAATCCGGGGTGGTGGGACTGCCGGAGGAAGACGGCGGGATTGACGGCGCGGCGGCCGGCAAGCGGCTCGAATCCGATCTTTCGACGGCGTCGGCAGTAGTGATCGGCCCCGGCCTGGACGACGCCGAGCAGGCCGCAGCGCTCCTGCGTTCAGTGGTTCCGCTGCTCGGGGAAAAGACACAGGTGGTACTGGACGCCTTTGCCCTCGGAGTGCTGCCCGGGCTGCCGGAACTTTACGACACCCTGGCCGGCCGGCTGGTCCTGACCCCGAACGGTGCTGAAATCCTGCGCCTCCTCGAGGACGAGGATGCCGACGAAGACTCCCTGGACCTGCCGAAAGCCTCCCTGGAGGTGGCACGGAAATACCGGGCGGTGGTCAGCGCGCACAACGTCATTACCGCTCCTGACGGAAGGAGCTGGGAAGTGCCGGCCGGGAACTCGGGCCTGGGTACCTCCGGGTCCGGGGATGTCCTTGCCGGTGCGGTGGGCGGGTTCCTTGCCCGCGGTGCGACGCCGGAACAGGCAGCGTGCTGGGGCACCTATCTGCACGCGGTGAGCGGGGACCGGCTCTCCGCCTCGCGGGGACCGCTCAGCTTCCTGGCGCGGGAGCTGCTCGAGGCCATGCCGCCGGTGATCGCGGAGTTGAGCTAG
- a CDS encoding histidine phosphatase family protein — translation MGATELILVRHGESAGNVAATRAGREGAERIDLPWRDPDVPLSSDGEQQAAALGRWIAGLPAEELPESVWCSPYLRARQTAELAGLAGLTGGMRIDERLRDRELGILDLLTSAGVAARFPGEAERRSWLGKFAYRPPGGESWADVALRLRSVFRDLDDEEDGKRVAVVCHDAVILLIRYVLERISEQELLDTAAANSVRNGSVTRLVRPTGTGLWKLHTFNSVLHLQDSGAPVTEHAGETDDIHPR, via the coding sequence ATGGGTGCAACTGAACTGATTCTGGTCCGCCACGGTGAATCCGCCGGCAACGTGGCCGCTACCCGCGCAGGCCGCGAGGGCGCCGAACGTATCGACCTTCCCTGGCGGGACCCCGATGTCCCGCTCAGCTCCGACGGCGAGCAGCAGGCGGCAGCGCTTGGCCGCTGGATTGCCGGGCTTCCCGCCGAAGAGCTGCCCGAGTCCGTCTGGTGTTCGCCCTACCTGCGGGCCCGGCAGACGGCCGAACTGGCGGGGCTGGCCGGCCTCACCGGTGGCATGCGGATTGACGAGCGCCTGCGGGACCGGGAACTCGGGATCCTGGATCTGTTGACCTCCGCCGGCGTCGCGGCGCGTTTCCCCGGGGAAGCCGAACGCCGGTCCTGGCTGGGGAAATTCGCCTACCGTCCGCCGGGCGGCGAGTCCTGGGCCGACGTCGCGCTGCGGCTGCGGTCGGTGTTCCGGGACCTCGACGACGAGGAAGACGGCAAGCGTGTGGCGGTGGTTTGCCACGACGCCGTGATCCTGCTGATCCGTTACGTGCTGGAACGGATCAGCGAGCAGGAACTGCTGGACACCGCCGCCGCCAACAGCGTGCGGAACGGCTCCGTGACCCGGCTGGTGCGCCCCACCGGCACCGGGCTCTGGAAACTACACACCTTCAACAGCGTGCTCCACCTGCAGGACAGCGGAGCACCGGTAACCGAACATGCAGGAGAAACCGATGACATCCACCCCCGTTGA
- a CDS encoding MFS transporter encodes MSTASSPPAAGADLRSGQLRNLIVATIASTVGFWAWTIIGPLSSRYAADMDLGAGQTSVLVAMPILVGSVARIPVGALTDRYGGRVMFTVILGVTAPLVLLTGIVGQQGNFPFLVVIAFFLGIAGTVFAIGIPFCSAWYERSRKGFATGVFGAGMVGTAVSAFFTPRLVAAVGYMGTHITIAVVVAAMAVLSWLILRESPAWSRPTEPVLPKITHAFTLRVTWQLCFLYGVVFGAFVAFSNYLPTYLGNVYDYDATAAGTRTAGFAVAAVIARPIGGTIADKVGPKLVTLASFAGTAVLAVIVALRPEEEEVYGTAFILMALFLGLGTGGVFAWVGRAAPAQDVGTVGGIIAAAGGLGGYFPPLVMGATYDPANRSYFVGLMLLAAFAAVALLLTFTVRNGGRVDTRSGT; translated from the coding sequence ATGTCCACAGCATCTTCTCCTCCGGCCGCAGGCGCAGACCTCCGGTCCGGCCAGCTGCGGAACCTGATCGTCGCAACCATTGCCTCCACAGTGGGGTTCTGGGCCTGGACGATCATCGGACCGCTCTCCAGCCGCTACGCCGCAGACATGGACCTGGGTGCCGGACAAACCTCGGTCCTTGTGGCCATGCCGATCCTGGTCGGCTCGGTGGCCCGGATCCCCGTCGGCGCCCTGACGGACCGCTACGGCGGCCGCGTCATGTTCACCGTGATCCTGGGAGTGACGGCCCCGCTGGTACTGCTCACCGGAATCGTCGGCCAGCAGGGCAACTTCCCCTTCCTGGTGGTCATCGCGTTCTTCCTCGGCATCGCCGGGACCGTCTTCGCGATCGGCATCCCCTTCTGCTCCGCCTGGTACGAACGCAGCCGGAAGGGCTTCGCCACCGGGGTGTTCGGGGCCGGCATGGTGGGGACGGCCGTGTCGGCGTTCTTCACCCCGCGGCTGGTGGCCGCCGTCGGCTACATGGGCACCCACATCACCATCGCCGTCGTCGTCGCGGCCATGGCAGTGCTGAGCTGGCTGATCCTGCGCGAATCCCCGGCCTGGTCAAGGCCCACGGAACCGGTGCTGCCGAAGATCACCCACGCCTTCACCCTGCGCGTCACCTGGCAGCTGTGCTTCCTGTACGGCGTGGTGTTCGGTGCGTTTGTGGCGTTCTCCAACTACCTGCCCACCTATCTGGGCAATGTCTACGATTACGATGCGACCGCGGCAGGAACCAGGACCGCAGGCTTCGCCGTGGCCGCCGTCATCGCCCGGCCGATCGGCGGCACCATCGCGGACAAGGTCGGGCCGAAACTGGTCACGCTCGCTTCCTTTGCCGGCACGGCAGTCCTGGCCGTTATTGTTGCCCTCCGGCCGGAGGAGGAGGAGGTCTACGGTACGGCGTTCATCCTGATGGCCTTGTTCCTGGGGCTGGGCACCGGCGGAGTGTTCGCCTGGGTGGGCCGTGCCGCTCCGGCGCAGGACGTGGGCACCGTCGGCGGGATTATTGCCGCCGCCGGCGGGCTCGGCGGCTACTTCCCTCCGCTGGTTATGGGGGCAACCTATGATCCGGCGAACCGCAGCTATTTCGTGGGCCTGATGCTGCTTGCGGCCTTTGCCGCCGTCGCCCTGCTGCTGACGTTCACGGTGCGCAACGGCGGCAGGGTGGATACCCGCTCCGGTACCTGA
- the narI gene encoding respiratory nitrate reductase subunit gamma, protein MTAVPAPLDVPPPGNVQVGVDDVMLWGVLPYLVLAILVLGSIWRYRYDQFGWTTRSSQLYESRLLRIASPLFHFGILAVIVGHFVGLVIPKTWMDAIGLNEDTYHFFALSVGILAGVATLVGIVLLIYRRRTTGPVFMATTRNDKGMYIFLLAAILTGLATTVFSVFDTNIVNYRDTVAPWFRSIFILQPDITGMTAASMSFKIHTVFGLVLFALWPFTRLVHAFTAPVHYLFRPYIVYRSRGRRPVPGARTPRGGWDPVGTPDRDRPGTP, encoded by the coding sequence ATGACTGCCGTACCCGCACCGCTGGACGTGCCGCCGCCGGGGAACGTGCAGGTGGGAGTGGACGACGTCATGCTTTGGGGAGTGCTGCCCTATCTGGTGCTGGCCATCCTGGTGCTCGGCTCCATCTGGCGGTACCGGTATGACCAGTTCGGCTGGACCACCCGGTCATCCCAGCTCTACGAGTCCCGGCTGCTGCGCATCGCTTCCCCGCTCTTCCACTTCGGGATCCTGGCGGTGATTGTGGGGCATTTCGTCGGATTGGTGATTCCGAAAACCTGGATGGACGCGATCGGACTCAACGAGGACACCTACCATTTCTTCGCCCTGAGCGTGGGCATCCTGGCGGGCGTAGCCACGCTGGTGGGGATAGTGCTGTTGATTTACCGACGCCGGACCACCGGCCCGGTCTTCATGGCCACCACCCGCAATGACAAAGGGATGTACATCTTCCTCCTGGCTGCGATCCTGACCGGACTCGCGACCACGGTCTTTTCCGTTTTCGACACGAACATCGTCAACTACCGGGACACCGTGGCGCCGTGGTTCCGCTCCATCTTCATCCTGCAGCCCGACATCACGGGAATGACGGCTGCCTCCATGTCCTTCAAGATCCATACGGTCTTCGGGCTGGTGCTCTTTGCCCTCTGGCCCTTCACCCGGCTGGTCCATGCGTTTACCGCGCCCGTGCACTACCTGTTCCGGCCCTACATCGTCTACCGCTCACGGGGCCGGCGGCCGGTTCCGGGGGCCAGGACGCCGCGCGGCGGCTGGGACCCCGTGGGGACCCCCGACCGGGACCGCCCGGGCACACCTTAG
- the narJ gene encoding nitrate reductase molybdenum cofactor assembly chaperone, translated as MSLLEKLLGKPGKGTLAPEPYADARPGRSRVIRQAAALLLEYPDEQLVELIPGIRAALAEAGAPAEELEPLFAWLSSRPLPDVQAAYVQEFDLSKRHSLHLTYWTDGDTRRRGEALAAFKEIYRSHGVLPEGTELPDYLPLVLEFAAKVSPEDGYELLQRYRPSVELLRLALRDDDLPYEGVLTLVCSTLPGVSPETQAAVMRTAGYGPPTETVGLEPYSSRLLPVSERSHP; from the coding sequence ATGAGCCTGCTGGAGAAGCTGCTCGGCAAACCCGGGAAGGGCACCCTGGCGCCCGAGCCCTACGCCGATGCCCGGCCGGGCCGCAGCCGGGTGATCCGGCAGGCGGCTGCCCTGCTGCTCGAATACCCCGACGAGCAGCTGGTGGAACTGATCCCGGGAATCCGCGCGGCCCTGGCTGAAGCCGGGGCACCGGCGGAGGAGCTGGAGCCGCTCTTCGCCTGGCTGTCGTCCCGGCCGCTGCCGGATGTGCAGGCGGCCTATGTGCAGGAATTCGACCTGTCCAAGCGGCACAGCCTGCACCTGACCTACTGGACCGACGGGGATACCCGCCGCCGGGGTGAGGCGCTCGCCGCCTTCAAGGAGATCTACCGCTCCCACGGTGTGCTGCCGGAAGGCACCGAGCTGCCGGACTACCTGCCCCTGGTGCTGGAATTCGCCGCCAAGGTTTCTCCGGAGGACGGTTACGAACTGCTGCAGCGCTACCGTCCGTCAGTGGAACTGCTCCGGCTGGCCCTGCGGGACGACGACCTGCCCTACGAGGGCGTCCTGACCCTGGTCTGCTCCACCCTTCCCGGTGTGTCACCCGAAACCCAGGCCGCCGTGATGCGTACCGCGGGCTACGGCCCGCCCACCGAAACCGTGGGGCTGGAACCGTACAGCTCGCGGCTGCTGCCGGTGAGCGAAAGGAGCCACCCATGA